A genomic region of Paroedura picta isolate Pp20150507F chromosome 4, Ppicta_v3.0, whole genome shotgun sequence contains the following coding sequences:
- the EFCAB14 gene encoding EF-hand calcium-binding domain-containing protein 14 codes for MKKRKELNALIGLGSGSGERGSGSGGGGGGRKKKRPRKGSGSGHRLLRTESAESSSSSSSSDPDYGDGFGLPGSRSRFAKTDYLRCCKFCYPLCAFVILAACVVACVGLVWMQVALKEDLDALKERFRTMESKQESSIQEIPRLSEDLLSKQKYLEKIETGDRGLNRIWVNITDISKQISLLVSAVNHLKANIKSASDLINLPITVEELQKSVATIGSTVTSVHHDVETLQGAIEEHKKIIETLQSDMSEITKSFRGKQMSPTSISVPQINDKNLTDICKQDNQYLHASLEEVNSTLLSYQKQNDLKLFNMDFTVNNLSWRVALLENRTEGLSKLEKKENLTLAVVGDLTTSLNIEKEPRNETTSENVQNMEKIENGESQVSKLREKLQLINALTSKPESDTSDATKKGKLQSATSKPTKLPRLSSRSDGNSFEQIRYPRGLSLPGISSIDDLQELFRVTNKGTDGKLTYKDLQSLVGVTLHDLQSFKEFDEDKDEKYSLPELRAALGV; via the exons ATGAAGAAGCGCAAGGAGCTCAACGCCCTCATCGGCCTGGGCAGCGGGAGCGGCGAGCGCGGCagcgggagcggcggcggcggcggcggccgcaagAAGAAGCGCCCGCGGAAAGGCTCCGGCTCGGGCCACCGGCTCCTGCGCACCGAGTCCGccgagagcagcagcagcagcagctcttcggaCCCGGATTACGGCGATGGCTTCGGGCTCCCCGGCAGCCGCTCACGCTTCGCCAA gaCTGACTACCTGCGATGCTGCAAGTTTTGCTACCCATTGTGTGCTTTTGTTATTCTGGCTGCTTGTGTGGTAGCTTGTGTTGGTTTGGTGTGGATGCAAGTTGCTCTCAAGGAAGATCTGGACGCTTTAAAGGAAAGGTTTCGTACCA TGGAGTCTAAACAAGAATCATCAATCCAAGAAATCCCTAGATTGTCTGAAGATCTGCTCAGTAAGCAAAAGTACCTGGAGAAGATTGAAACTGGAGATAGGGGGTTAAACAGAATATGGGTAAACATCACTGATATAAGTAAGCAG ATATCTTTATTGGTTTCAGCAGTGAATCATCTCAAAGCAAACATTAAATCTGCTTCTGATTTGATTAATCTTCCCATCACAGTAGAAGAGCTTCAGAAA AGTGTTGCTACTATAGGAAGCACTGTAACCAGTGTTCATCACGATGTTGAGACTCTGCAGGGAGCAAttgaagaacataagaaaatcATAGAAACACTGCAAAGTGATATG AGTGAAATCACAAAAAGTTTTAGAGGAAAGCAGATGTCTCCAACTTCCATTTCTGTTCCTCAAATAAATGACAAGAATCTGACAGACATTTGTAAACAG GATAACCAGTATCTGCATGCCTCTCTAGAGGAGGTAAACTCAACTTTACTATCATACCAGAAACAGAATGATTTAAAACTTTTCAATATGGATTTCACAGTCAACAATTTAAGCTGGAGAGTTGCTTTGTTAGAAAATCGTACGGAGGGTTTGAGTAAACTGGAGAAAAAAGAGAACCTGACCCTTGCTGTG GTGGGTGACTTAACTACCTCTCTGAATATAGAAAAAGAACCAAGAAATGAAACAACTTctgaaaatgtacaaaatatggag AAAATAGAAAATGGAGAGTCTCAGGTATCCAAACTCAGAGAGAAGCTGCAGCTGATCAATGCTCTGACAAGCAAGCCTGAGAGTGACACATCTGATGCAACTAAAAAAG GAAAACTCCAGAGTGCCACATCAAAGCCTACAAAGCTTCCAAGACTTTCTTCAAGATCAGATGGCAACAGTTTTGAGCAAATTAGATACCCAAGAGGATTGTCCTTACCAGGAATATCCAGCATAGATG ACCTTCAGGAATTATTCAGGGTCACCAACAAAGGCACTGATGGCAAGCTCACGTACAAGGATCTGCAAAGTCTGGTTGGAGTGACACTGCATGATTTACAGAGCTTTAAGGAATTTGATGAAGATAAGGATGAAAAGTATTCATTACCAGAACTGAGAGCTGCTTTAGGTGTATAG